In the genome of Pelobacter seleniigenes DSM 18267, one region contains:
- a CDS encoding fumarylacetoacetate hydrolase family protein: MHQVRITGSETTYNVGKIICLGRNYLDHIRELGNKVPDRAVLFCKPTTSLLENGGLIEIPSYSSNCHHELELALLVGRGGKNISQDTALSHLAGYGVAIDLTLRDLQDELKSKGLPWEIAKGFDTSCPLSDFVPVTAVDNPNNIQLTMTVNGELRQQGTTAQMMRSVEEIVAEISTYFTLEPGDIILTGTPAGVSRIVSGDKLQGDIEQVGSLQVTVA; this comes from the coding sequence ATGCACCAAGTTCGAATCACCGGAAGCGAAACCACTTACAATGTTGGAAAAATCATCTGCTTGGGCCGCAATTACCTTGACCACATCCGCGAACTGGGCAACAAGGTTCCGGATCGTGCCGTCCTGTTTTGCAAACCGACCACCAGCCTGCTGGAAAATGGCGGCCTCATTGAAATTCCAAGTTATTCCTCTAATTGTCATCATGAACTGGAACTGGCCCTGCTGGTCGGCCGCGGCGGCAAAAATATTTCGCAAGACACCGCATTATCTCATCTGGCCGGATATGGTGTGGCCATTGATCTGACCCTGAGAGACCTGCAGGATGAATTAAAAAGCAAAGGGTTACCCTGGGAAATAGCGAAAGGATTTGACACCTCCTGTCCACTCTCTGATTTTGTGCCGGTTACAGCCGTTGATAACCCGAACAATATCCAATTGACCATGACCGTTAACGGCGAGCTCAGGCAACAGGGCACAACCGCACAAATGATGCGCTCCGTAGAAGAGATTGTCGCCGAAATTTCCACCTATTTCACCCTCGAGCCAGGCGACATCATCCTGACCGGGACCCCGGCCGGCGTGTCCAGAATCGTCAGTGGGGACAAGCTGCAGGGGGACATTGAACAAGTCGGCTCCCTACAGGTAACGGTTGCATGA
- a CDS encoding diguanylate cyclase domain-containing protein, translating into METAIAASNKQQLLAEISSMELEHIFASVTDAIWIIRDDGIVVRANDAMLELLGKPSEEVIGHICSELLDYGSCYQQNCPLEICKTRKKQEFDIVIPNKDNDPRHYILNAAPMLTIIGTAAIICQFKNITSRKETEQKLEEANCLLSQMARMDGLTQIANRRYFDEILEQEWQRLNRSEKPLSLILIDIDFFKKFNDCYGHQAGDDCLYQVAQALKNAVKRPADLAARYGGEEFVLLLPEIDIDGVLHVGSRVLAAVAALKIEHCDSGIDPFVTLSLGAATMQPSGECSAAELLAAADKALYEAKEKGRNRLVVSDHI; encoded by the coding sequence ATGGAGACAGCCATTGCGGCCAGCAACAAGCAGCAGCTTCTTGCCGAGATATCCAGTATGGAACTGGAACATATCTTCGCCTCAGTGACCGATGCAATCTGGATTATCAGGGATGATGGAATCGTCGTCCGGGCCAATGATGCGATGCTTGAGTTACTCGGCAAGCCCTCGGAAGAGGTCATCGGCCATATTTGCAGTGAGCTGCTGGATTATGGCTCATGCTATCAGCAAAACTGCCCGCTGGAAATTTGCAAAACCCGCAAGAAACAAGAGTTTGACATTGTCATTCCAAACAAGGATAACGATCCGCGGCATTATATTCTTAATGCTGCGCCGATGCTGACTATTATCGGCACGGCTGCGATTATCTGTCAGTTTAAAAATATTACCTCCCGCAAAGAAACCGAGCAGAAACTGGAAGAGGCCAATTGCCTTTTGTCACAAATGGCACGGATGGACGGCCTTACCCAGATTGCCAATCGACGCTATTTTGATGAAATTCTCGAGCAGGAATGGCAACGTCTGAACCGCTCGGAAAAACCCCTCTCTCTGATCCTTATCGATATTGATTTCTTTAAAAAATTCAACGACTGCTACGGCCATCAAGCTGGCGACGATTGCTTGTATCAAGTGGCTCAGGCGCTTAAAAATGCCGTTAAAAGACCGGCCGACCTGGCGGCCCGTTACGGTGGCGAAGAATTTGTCCTGCTTTTGCCGGAGATCGATATCGATGGGGTGTTGCATGTCGGCAGCCGGGTCCTGGCAGCTGTCGCGGCCTTAAAGATAGAGCACTGCGACTCCGGCATCGATCCCTTTGTTACCCTCAGTCTGGGAGCGGCCACCATGCAGCCTTCCGGGGAATGCTCAGCGGCTGAACTGCTTGCCGCTGCAGATAAGGCCTTGTATGAGGCCAAGGAGAAAGGCAGAAACCGCCTGGTGGTCAGTGACCACATCTAA
- the ppdK gene encoding pyruvate, phosphate dikinase — protein MMGQYVYSFGNGQADGEGSLRVLLGGKGANLAEMTSIGLPVPPGFTLTTEVCKAFYENNRSYPEGLRAEVAAALALVEKRMNKGFGDQQNPLLVSVRSGAPASMPGMMDTVLNLGLNDHTVTGIIAQSNDPRFAYDSYRRFIQMYANVVKGMDGEILESLLERAKSSKGVTLDTELSAADLKQLVADFKACYRTTLGEDFPEDPHEQLWGAIGAVFGSWMNPRAVTYRKLHSIPSDWGTAVNVQAMVFGNMGEDCATGVAFTRDPATGENYFYGEYLVNAQGEDVVAGIRTPQPINRAKHKEGDLPAMEDVLPDSYQQLAKIRTILERHYKDMQDIEFTIETGKLYMLQTRTGKRTAQAAIKIAVDMVQEGLISEKDAVLRVEPAQLDQLLHPSLDPQAEKEVIAKGLPASPGAASGQVVFNAEEAEEQNRLKKKVILVRIETSPEDIHGMNAAQGILTARGGMTSHAAVVARGMGKCCVSGCSDIKIDYEKQQLVTRSGHTIKKGDAITLDGSTGEVILGTVPKVQPAVSGDFATLMSWVDKFRRLKVRTNADTPHDSQTARDFGAEGIGLCRTEHMFFEGDRIQAVREMILADNLAGRKSALDKILPMQKSDFLNIFKVMKGLPVTIRLLDPPLHEFLPQNEDDMSELAHAVGMKFSEVKAHVEQLHEFNPMLGHRGCRLAITYPEVYDMQVQAIMEAACELVKNEGFEIVPEIMIPLVAHVNELRILRANAIRVADEVCRRYGVEVNYLIGTMIELPRAALTADAIAQEAEFFSFGTNDLTQTTYGLSRDDAGHFLPDYVERGVLKRDPFVALDQRGVGELVRIGFERGRSTRADLKVGICGEHGGEPSSVVFCHNVGLDYVSCSPYRVPIARLAAAHAALQDNR, from the coding sequence ATGATGGGACAATACGTTTACTCATTCGGCAATGGACAGGCGGACGGAGAAGGCTCACTTCGCGTGTTGCTGGGCGGCAAAGGAGCCAACCTTGCCGAAATGACCTCGATCGGTTTGCCGGTGCCCCCCGGCTTCACCCTGACCACGGAGGTCTGCAAGGCCTTTTATGAAAATAACCGGAGTTATCCGGAAGGTTTACGGGCGGAGGTTGCCGCAGCCCTTGCGTTGGTTGAGAAGCGCATGAATAAAGGTTTTGGTGACCAGCAGAACCCATTGCTGGTTTCGGTCCGTTCGGGTGCGCCTGCGTCGATGCCAGGCATGATGGATACGGTCCTTAATCTTGGACTGAATGACCATACTGTTACGGGGATCATTGCACAAAGCAATGATCCCCGTTTTGCTTATGATTCTTACCGACGCTTTATCCAGATGTATGCCAATGTCGTTAAAGGGATGGATGGAGAGATTCTGGAGAGCCTGCTGGAGCGTGCCAAATCGTCAAAAGGGGTGACCCTTGATACCGAGTTGAGCGCGGCGGATCTCAAGCAGCTGGTCGCTGATTTCAAAGCATGTTATCGAACAACCCTCGGGGAAGACTTTCCGGAAGATCCCCATGAACAGCTCTGGGGGGCGATTGGGGCTGTTTTCGGGTCATGGATGAACCCGCGGGCGGTGACCTATCGCAAACTGCATTCCATTCCCAGTGATTGGGGAACGGCCGTTAACGTGCAGGCGATGGTGTTCGGTAATATGGGGGAAGATTGTGCGACCGGGGTTGCCTTTACCCGTGATCCGGCCACCGGTGAAAACTATTTTTACGGGGAATATCTGGTCAATGCCCAGGGCGAAGATGTGGTTGCCGGAATTCGTACCCCGCAGCCGATCAATCGGGCCAAACACAAGGAGGGGGATCTTCCGGCCATGGAAGATGTCCTGCCGGACAGTTATCAACAACTCGCCAAGATCCGCACTATCCTTGAGCGCCACTACAAGGATATGCAGGATATCGAATTTACAATCGAAACCGGAAAGCTGTATATGCTGCAGACCCGTACCGGCAAGCGGACGGCGCAGGCGGCTATCAAGATCGCCGTCGATATGGTTCAAGAGGGTTTGATCAGTGAGAAAGACGCGGTGCTGCGGGTTGAACCTGCGCAGTTGGATCAGTTGCTGCACCCCTCCCTGGATCCGCAGGCCGAAAAAGAGGTCATTGCCAAAGGCCTGCCGGCTTCTCCCGGGGCGGCCAGCGGTCAGGTTGTCTTCAATGCCGAGGAGGCTGAAGAGCAGAACCGTCTGAAGAAAAAAGTTATCCTGGTGCGGATCGAAACCAGCCCGGAAGATATTCACGGCATGAATGCCGCGCAAGGAATTCTGACGGCGCGGGGCGGAATGACCTCTCACGCGGCGGTCGTGGCGCGCGGGATGGGGAAATGTTGTGTCTCCGGCTGCAGTGACATAAAGATCGACTATGAGAAGCAGCAACTGGTGACCCGCTCAGGTCATACCATCAAAAAAGGGGATGCCATAACTCTGGATGGTTCCACGGGTGAAGTGATTCTCGGTACCGTACCCAAGGTGCAACCCGCCGTCAGTGGCGATTTTGCCACGCTGATGTCCTGGGTGGATAAGTTCAGGCGCCTGAAGGTCCGGACCAATGCCGACACGCCCCATGACTCGCAGACTGCGCGGGATTTTGGAGCAGAAGGTATCGGCCTATGCCGAACCGAGCATATGTTCTTTGAAGGGGATCGGATCCAGGCGGTGCGGGAAATGATTCTTGCCGATAATCTTGCCGGGCGGAAGAGCGCCCTAGACAAGATCCTGCCCATGCAGAAGAGTGATTTCCTCAATATCTTCAAGGTGATGAAAGGACTGCCGGTGACCATTCGGCTGCTCGACCCGCCGCTGCACGAGTTTTTGCCCCAGAATGAAGATGATATGTCGGAATTGGCGCATGCCGTAGGGATGAAATTCTCGGAAGTTAAGGCGCATGTGGAGCAGCTTCACGAATTCAACCCGATGCTGGGCCATCGTGGCTGTCGTTTGGCAATCACCTACCCCGAGGTCTATGACATGCAGGTGCAGGCAATCATGGAAGCCGCCTGCGAACTTGTCAAAAACGAAGGCTTTGAGATCGTCCCGGAAATCATGATCCCGCTGGTCGCCCATGTCAACGAACTGCGAATTTTACGTGCCAATGCGATCAGGGTTGCGGACGAGGTCTGTCGGCGCTACGGCGTCGAGGTGAATTATCTGATCGGCACCATGATCGAATTGCCTCGGGCTGCCCTGACCGCTGATGCCATCGCCCAGGAAGCTGAATTTTTCTCTTTCGGGACCAATGACCTGACCCAGACGACCTATGGCCTGTCCCGTGATGATGCCGGTCATTTCCTGCCGGACTATGTGGAGCGTGGGGTGTTGAAAAGGGACCCCTTTGTGGCCCTTGACCAACGTGGCGTCGGCGAACTGGTCAGGATCGGTTTTGAACGAGGCCGCAGCACCAGAGCTGATTTGAAGGTCGGGATTTGCGGAGAGCATGGTGGAGAACCGAGCAGTGTTGTTTTTTGTCACAATGTCGGACTCGATTATGTCTCCTGCTCCCCTTATCGCGTTCCGATCGCCCGTCTGGCAGCTGCTCATGCCGCGCTTCAGGACAACCGTTAG
- a CDS encoding rhomboid family intramembrane serine protease, with the protein MFFPIADTPNPPGRPFATWALIGANVAVYLLVTLPASMGQVDLTDPTLLAYLKSLGVQGPVSARQVLQHISNYDLLVFQYGFRPADFSWLTLFTSLFMHAGFLHLAGNMLFLYIFGDNVEYRLGRFWYLLTYLGCGVSATLFFALFAGGSQVPLIGASGAIFGVLGCYFLWFPKNKVRCFLFLFPFLMTNIYLSARLVLGFFLVIDNILPFILTSGAGSGIAHGAHIGGFLGGLSIAWGAERISVRPRRRNRPPNPMPEESPQNIVDALNHALETGRTSAAADYFLHLPGRAQRQLVASSTILAIGEYLLEQGRLQEALQVFRRFIAEHPNDPCLDRAYLGAGKTMLHNRNYLTSAYHYFLAAHDLAQSEEVANEAKRNLRRIEVGG; encoded by the coding sequence ATGTTTTTCCCTATTGCCGATACGCCGAACCCGCCGGGGCGTCCTTTTGCCACCTGGGCTCTGATAGGAGCCAATGTCGCCGTCTATCTGCTGGTGACCTTGCCTGCATCCATGGGTCAGGTCGATCTGACGGACCCGACGCTGCTCGCCTATCTGAAAAGCCTCGGTGTGCAAGGGCCGGTCTCGGCGCGGCAGGTGTTACAGCATATCTCCAATTATGATCTGCTGGTCTTTCAATACGGGTTCCGACCGGCGGACTTCTCCTGGCTGACCCTGTTTACGTCACTGTTCATGCATGCCGGGTTTCTGCACCTGGCAGGGAACATGCTGTTTTTATATATATTCGGCGACAACGTCGAATATCGGCTTGGCCGCTTTTGGTATCTGTTAACCTATCTGGGCTGCGGCGTTTCGGCCACCCTGTTCTTTGCCTTATTCGCTGGCGGCTCGCAGGTCCCATTGATCGGTGCATCCGGGGCCATTTTTGGCGTGCTGGGCTGTTATTTTCTCTGGTTTCCGAAAAATAAAGTGCGTTGTTTTTTGTTCCTTTTCCCTTTTCTGATGACTAATATTTATCTGTCCGCCCGCCTGGTACTCGGATTTTTCCTGGTTATCGACAATATCCTGCCGTTTATCCTGACCTCCGGCGCCGGTAGCGGAATTGCACATGGAGCCCATATCGGAGGTTTTTTGGGAGGGCTGTCCATCGCCTGGGGCGCGGAACGGATCAGTGTTCGACCCCGCCGCCGCAATCGCCCCCCAAATCCGATGCCGGAAGAGTCCCCGCAAAATATCGTCGATGCCCTCAACCACGCTCTGGAAACAGGACGCACCTCTGCAGCGGCGGATTATTTTTTGCATTTACCTGGGCGGGCGCAGCGCCAGCTCGTTGCGTCGTCCACTATTCTGGCGATCGGTGAATATTTACTTGAACAGGGGCGCCTACAGGAAGCTTTGCAGGTTTTTAGGCGTTTCATCGCCGAACATCCCAACGACCCTTGTCTGGACCGCGCTTATCTTGGTGCCGGCAAGACAATGCTGCACAATCGCAATTACCTGACCAGCGCTTACCATTATTTTCTGGCTGCACATGATTTGGCGCAAAGTGAAGAGGTGGCTAACGAGGCCAAGCGGAATCTCCGGCGGATTGAAGTCGGGGGGTGA
- a CDS encoding Rossmann-like and DUF2520 domain-containing protein has protein sequence MKQAIALIGPGKVGCAISKRLFRAGYPITAVISRDHQRSLTACAFIGCSTQAATTDLQMAGAGQLILLAVPDNAIATVASRIMTQVGLGKGTGLVHFSGLHPAAIMGSQNPDLALLSLHPLLPFADSGQAFTRLLGCPCALEGNSSGVALGKELIAALGATAFMLSAEHKALYHAAASLASNYLVTLLGSARDLLVRCGIDHQEALRILGPLLQATLSNTLLLGPEQGLTGPIVRNDDGTVSAHLAALRQVSHDQLELYRVLGQRTLQLALSADRLTQEQADSLAALIAGGKKILSNESIEQ, from the coding sequence ATGAAACAGGCTATTGCCTTAATCGGGCCCGGTAAAGTCGGCTGCGCAATCAGCAAGCGCCTTTTCCGGGCCGGGTATCCGATAACAGCAGTCATCTCCCGGGACCATCAACGCAGCCTGACCGCCTGTGCCTTCATCGGTTGCTCGACACAAGCAGCGACAACGGATCTGCAAATGGCCGGTGCTGGCCAGCTGATCTTGCTGGCGGTCCCGGATAATGCCATAGCCACCGTGGCGAGCCGGATAATGACACAAGTCGGTCTTGGGAAGGGCACCGGGCTGGTTCATTTCAGCGGGTTGCACCCTGCGGCCATCATGGGTTCGCAAAACCCGGACCTGGCACTGTTGTCATTGCATCCCCTGCTCCCCTTTGCAGATTCCGGGCAGGCATTTACCCGGCTCCTCGGCTGCCCCTGCGCATTGGAAGGAAACAGTTCCGGAGTCGCCCTTGGCAAGGAGTTGATTGCGGCACTCGGCGCAACGGCCTTCATGCTCTCAGCTGAACATAAAGCCCTTTATCATGCGGCAGCAAGTCTGGCCTCCAACTACCTGGTGACCCTGCTCGGCAGCGCCAGGGATCTGCTGGTGAGGTGTGGCATTGATCACCAGGAGGCCCTGAGAATTCTCGGCCCCCTCCTTCAGGCGACTCTGTCCAATACTTTGCTTTTGGGTCCTGAGCAAGGGTTAACCGGCCCGATTGTCCGCAATGACGATGGCACTGTCTCCGCACATCTGGCCGCGCTGCGGCAGGTCTCCCATGATCAGCTTGAGCTCTACCGAGTTCTCGGCCAGAGGACCCTGCAACTGGCCCTCTCTGCCGATCGTCTGACCCAGGAACAGGCCGATAGCTTGGCTGCACTCATTGCGGGTGGAAAAAAAATTCTTTCCAATGAGAGTATTGAACAATAA
- a CDS encoding EAL domain-containing protein, translating to MKILIVDDDPAMAKSIRGILATVGLNAHSVTRGQLAIDELQLHPYDLVLLDLNMPDMDGTEVLHHINAHKIDTSVIVVSGESEIKKAIEVLRAGAKDFIRKPYSTDELLFSIKNVCEKKALQLQNREMVEKLEESEALHRFIVHNSPDLLYMLDRCGNFVFVNKNTIKLLGYSRKELIGKHYSDVVYAKDLAKANMFFNNGHFPINTSSLELRLVCKNQDNLLHVEVRALNIEKKIAGGYKLGRHNTLTQNFIGTYGVARDITERKRSEEIIRFQMNHDLLTGLPNRTLLNEHLAALITHAGQHHEKFAVLFIDINRFKLINDTYGQSIGDDFLRSFASTLRRELREGDTLARLGGDEFILLLPDIDSEADAMTVADKIIAQASMPYLHNGHEIHYTLSVGIAIFPEHGETREELIKNVDTAVCNAKTKTGSRYCLYNRNLKNQNSQKVFIENLIRDSIKHDRFVVFYQPQIDLPLKKIHAVEALVRIMSPNKKLILPGKFIDIAEETSLINDIGEIVLEKVCHDINRWRGLGLQIRVSINMSAQQLAMEYFADTFLGRLEEHAINPADIELELTENVLVQNMKRTIANIVQLTDAGIKIAIDDFGTGYSSLSYLDRLPLNTLKLDKSFVQKISEENQQDTIIPAMINVSNGLQLDFIAEGVETKIQHEYLLNLGHCIAQGFYYSKPLSYDQLITFVKKHGLS from the coding sequence ATGAAGATTCTCATCGTTGATGATGATCCGGCCATGGCCAAAAGTATTCGGGGGATACTTGCCACAGTCGGACTGAATGCACATTCAGTGACCCGCGGACAACTGGCAATCGACGAACTGCAGCTCCATCCCTACGATCTGGTGTTGCTCGATCTGAATATGCCGGATATGGATGGAACCGAGGTTCTCCATCACATCAACGCTCACAAGATCGATACCAGCGTCATCGTCGTCAGCGGCGAGTCTGAGATCAAGAAAGCGATTGAGGTCCTCAGAGCGGGGGCCAAAGATTTTATCCGCAAGCCCTACAGCACAGATGAGCTGCTGTTCTCCATTAAAAACGTCTGCGAAAAAAAAGCTCTTCAGTTGCAAAACCGCGAGATGGTCGAAAAACTTGAGGAGTCGGAAGCCCTGCACCGGTTCATCGTTCACAATTCGCCCGACCTGCTTTATATGCTCGATCGTTGCGGCAACTTCGTCTTTGTCAACAAAAATACTATCAAACTGTTGGGTTACAGCCGTAAGGAGCTGATCGGCAAGCACTACAGTGATGTGGTCTACGCCAAAGATCTCGCCAAGGCAAACATGTTCTTCAATAACGGCCACTTCCCCATAAACACCAGCAGTCTTGAACTTCGGTTAGTCTGCAAGAACCAGGACAATCTGCTCCATGTCGAGGTGCGCGCCCTCAACATAGAAAAAAAGATCGCCGGCGGCTACAAGCTCGGCCGGCACAACACGCTGACGCAGAACTTTATCGGCACCTATGGGGTTGCCAGAGACATCACCGAGCGAAAAAGATCAGAAGAAATCATCCGCTTTCAGATGAATCACGACTTGCTGACCGGGCTGCCGAACCGAACCCTGCTTAACGAGCATCTCGCGGCATTGATCACCCATGCTGGCCAGCATCATGAAAAGTTTGCCGTATTGTTCATTGACATCAACCGCTTCAAGCTGATCAATGACACTTACGGACAAAGTATCGGGGATGACTTTCTGCGCAGTTTTGCCAGCACCCTGCGCAGAGAACTAAGGGAAGGCGACACCTTGGCCCGCCTGGGTGGTGATGAATTCATTCTGCTGCTGCCAGACATAGATAGCGAGGCTGATGCCATGACCGTGGCGGATAAAATTATCGCCCAGGCCTCGATGCCATACCTGCACAACGGTCACGAGATTCACTATACCCTGAGCGTCGGCATTGCCATCTTTCCCGAGCACGGCGAAACCCGTGAAGAGCTGATCAAGAATGTCGATACCGCAGTCTGCAATGCCAAGACCAAGACCGGGAGCCGGTATTGCCTGTACAACAGGAACCTCAAAAATCAGAACAGTCAGAAAGTCTTCATCGAGAATTTGATTCGGGACTCCATCAAGCATGATCGCTTTGTCGTTTTCTACCAGCCCCAGATCGACCTGCCGTTGAAAAAAATTCATGCGGTCGAAGCGCTGGTCAGAATCATGTCCCCCAACAAAAAACTGATCCTCCCCGGAAAATTCATTGATATTGCGGAAGAAACCTCACTGATCAACGATATCGGGGAAATCGTTCTGGAGAAGGTCTGTCACGATATCAACCGATGGCGCGGTCTGGGCTTGCAGATCCGCGTGTCCATCAACATGTCCGCTCAGCAGTTGGCGATGGAATATTTTGCCGATACGTTTTTAGGCCGGTTGGAGGAACATGCCATTAATCCCGCCGATATCGAACTGGAGCTGACGGAAAATGTGCTGGTGCAGAATATGAAAAGGACCATCGCCAATATCGTCCAACTCACCGACGCCGGTATAAAAATCGCCATTGATGATTTTGGAACCGGCTACTCATCGCTGAGCTATCTGGATCGCCTCCCCCTGAACACCTTGAAACTCGACAAATCCTTTGTGCAGAAGATTTCCGAAGAGAACCAACAAGACACCATTATTCCGGCGATGATCAATGTGTCCAACGGCTTACAACTCGACTTCATCGCCGAGGGGGTTGAGACCAAAATTCAGCATGAATATCTGCTCAACCTGGGCCACTGCATTGCCCAGGGATTCTATTACAGCAAGCCCCTTTCCTACGATCAACTGATCACCTTTGTGAAAAAACACGGACTGAGTTGA
- a CDS encoding HDOD domain-containing protein, with protein MHHIYLKNKSYSVENLPSEPSLLVELLNLCHNENANFEMFSTAIGKDVALTAKILQVANSPAYRQWNEITDIRRMLIVLGLVNVKNIVVTCAIQQFFSRFSKEFSTNVKYIWLRSLLCANLAHRIAKLVGYEKPGEAFLAGLLHQIGMLLLLLNRENDYLPLLNSYYEDTPNFVAHERATLQMDHCELGAALIESWRLDSFIADAVQFQQAPLEELVNAPILLRILAAAGPLSSRNSARSERTILERAGILFDLTENSIQDCLGASVELSKQMIADLGFSSRFYMEDQEQSFFEEESPPRTHQQLARQIKNFALASTISRSEKQQFIDFTKEIRVGFSTLFNLSAVHFFRADDQQLKLIPINDLKIKQLEEMEFSLADQRSLLVKAFQTRQEILAAGAGGSIGDKQMIRLLGSDSAYFLPLYRAEVSAGVIAIGCNQSDITTIQQRADLLRLLSREIAGKYFIIREASSVGAGMPLIDFRKVAHEVSNPLTIINNYLYVLGKKIDAEHPAQEELRYISEEIERAANILLRAKDPQAEGQAREDRTDVNKLIVELDKLFKNSIFKTNRIESSLKLDGQIPILYCSKDKLKQILINIIKNAVEAMPEGGRLDVESRDNYYQNKRPHVEISIRDNGPGIAPEVLKNLFKPVTSTKTGHSGLGLAIVNSLVEELDGTISCYSRHEKGTEFKILIPRVTEKSELETE; from the coding sequence ATGCACCATATCTATCTGAAAAACAAAAGTTATTCTGTAGAGAACCTGCCTTCGGAACCGAGTCTTCTGGTTGAGTTACTGAACCTGTGTCATAACGAAAACGCCAATTTCGAGATGTTTTCAACGGCCATCGGCAAAGATGTTGCCTTGACCGCCAAAATTCTACAGGTTGCCAACTCCCCTGCCTATCGGCAGTGGAATGAAATCACCGATATCCGTCGAATGCTGATTGTCCTGGGCCTGGTCAATGTTAAAAACATTGTCGTAACCTGCGCGATCCAACAGTTTTTCTCCCGCTTTTCCAAAGAATTCAGCACCAATGTTAAATACATCTGGCTGCGCTCCCTACTCTGCGCCAACCTCGCCCACCGAATTGCGAAGCTGGTCGGCTACGAAAAACCCGGCGAAGCTTTTTTGGCCGGTCTGCTGCACCAGATCGGTATGCTGTTGTTGTTGCTGAACCGGGAAAATGACTATCTCCCGCTGTTGAACAGTTATTATGAGGACACGCCGAACTTTGTCGCTCACGAGCGTGCAACATTGCAGATGGACCATTGCGAACTCGGCGCGGCACTGATCGAAAGCTGGCGGCTCGATTCCTTTATCGCCGACGCCGTGCAATTTCAGCAGGCGCCCCTTGAAGAATTGGTCAACGCTCCCATCCTGCTGAGGATTCTTGCCGCCGCGGGACCACTCAGCTCGAGGAATTCTGCGCGCAGCGAACGGACAATTCTGGAACGGGCGGGGATACTTTTTGACCTGACCGAAAACAGCATCCAGGATTGTCTTGGGGCCTCGGTTGAACTCAGCAAGCAGATGATTGCCGATCTTGGCTTCAGTTCCCGTTTTTACATGGAAGATCAGGAACAAAGTTTTTTTGAAGAGGAAAGTCCACCCCGAACCCACCAGCAACTGGCCAGGCAAATCAAAAATTTCGCCCTGGCCTCGACCATTTCACGCAGTGAAAAGCAACAATTTATTGATTTTACCAAGGAAATCAGGGTCGGTTTCAGCACTCTGTTCAACCTGTCGGCGGTGCATTTTTTTCGTGCCGATGACCAACAGCTCAAGCTCATCCCCATTAACGACCTCAAGATCAAACAGCTCGAAGAGATGGAATTCTCCCTGGCTGACCAGCGCAGCTTGTTGGTCAAAGCGTTTCAGACTCGCCAGGAAATTCTTGCGGCAGGCGCCGGCGGCTCCATCGGGGATAAACAAATGATCCGCTTGTTGGGTAGCGACAGTGCCTATTTTCTGCCGCTTTACCGGGCGGAGGTTTCCGCCGGGGTCATTGCCATCGGCTGCAATCAGAGCGACATCACAACGATTCAGCAACGCGCCGACCTGCTTAGACTGCTCAGCCGGGAAATCGCCGGAAAGTATTTCATCATCCGCGAAGCGAGCAGCGTTGGCGCCGGAATGCCACTCATTGATTTCAGAAAGGTCGCCCACGAAGTCAGCAACCCGCTGACCATTATCAATAACTATCTCTATGTCCTCGGCAAAAAAATCGACGCGGAGCACCCGGCCCAGGAAGAACTTCGCTATATCAGCGAAGAAATCGAACGCGCCGCCAATATTCTGTTGCGTGCCAAGGATCCTCAGGCCGAGGGGCAAGCCAGAGAGGACCGGACTGACGTTAACAAGCTCATTGTTGAGTTGGATAAACTTTTTAAAAACTCCATTTTCAAAACCAACCGGATCGAATCAAGTTTAAAGCTGGACGGGCAAATCCCGATTTTGTATTGTTCCAAAGACAAGCTAAAACAGATCTTGATCAATATTATCAAAAATGCCGTTGAAGCCATGCCGGAAGGTGGTCGCCTGGACGTTGAAAGCAGAGACAATTATTACCAGAACAAGCGGCCGCATGTTGAAATCAGTATTCGCGACAATGGTCCCGGCATAGCACCAGAAGTTCTTAAAAATCTTTTCAAACCGGTTACGAGTACCAAAACAGGCCACTCCGGTCTTGGCCTGGCTATCGTCAATAGCCTTGTTGAGGAGCTTGACGGGACCATTTCATGTTATTCACGACATGAAAAAGGCACCGAATTTAAAATACTTATTCCCCGCGTAACAGAAAAAAGTGAGTTAGAGACAGAATAA